A genomic region of Arachis hypogaea cultivar Tifrunner chromosome 5, arahy.Tifrunner.gnm2.J5K5, whole genome shotgun sequence contains the following coding sequences:
- the LOC112801570 gene encoding 2-hydroxy-palmitic acid dioxygenase mpo1, giving the protein MGKIGLFNLEDQFAFYGAYHNNPVNIAIHEFFVWPIFFTALVILYFIPPFFNLPNLEFSLWQSHVVLVWNVGFIVALIYAAYYVILDPKAGSLGALLCALCWVVSSFVARPLGFSLAWKVVLVAQVVCWTAQFIGHGVFEKRAPALFDNLAQALVMAPFFVLLEALQTLFGYEPYPGFQASVQAKIEANIKEWKEKHHKLIMS; this is encoded by the exons ATGGGAAAGATTGGATTATTCAATCTTGAAGACCAGTTTGCTTTCTATGGAGCATACCATAACAACCCAGTTAACATAGCAATCCACGAGTTCTTTGTTTGGCCAATATTCTTTACAGCACTTGTCATTCTCTACTTCATCCCCCCCTTCTTCAATCTCCCAAACCTTGAGTTTTCTCTATGGCAGAGCCATGTGGTTTTGGTTTGGAATGTAGGCTTCATTGTTGCTCTGATCTACGCTGCTTATTATGTAATCTTGGATCCTAAAGCTGGTTCCTTGGGTGCTTTGCTTTGTGCTCTGTGTTGGGTTGTTAGCAGTTTTGTTGCAAGACCACTTGGCTTCTCTCTGGCTTGGAAG GTTGTCCTGGTGGCTCAGGTTGTATGTTGGACGGCGCAGTTCATTGGCCATGGAGTATTTGAG AAACGGGCACCTGCTCTTTTTGATAACCTCGCTCAGGCCCTTGTAATGGCTCCTTTCTTTGTGTTGCTGGAG GCTCTCCAAACTTTATTTGGTTATGAACCGTACCCTGGATTTCAAGCAAGTGTGCAAGCAAAAATAGAAGCTAACATCAAAGAATGGAAAGAAAAACATCATAAACTAATAATGTCTTAG